One window of bacterium genomic DNA carries:
- the atpC gene encoding ATP synthase F1 subunit epsilon — translation MEGEKHQSLQLRVITPDKTIFDQQVDHVVMPTSDGEIGIYAHHAPLITKVKKGTIRIHLMDSRLINLSFDYGLARTRENSLTILIHGNVKLTEHKDN, via the coding sequence ATGGAAGGAGAGAAGCATCAATCCTTACAGCTCAGAGTCATTACCCCTGATAAAACCATATTTGATCAGCAGGTGGACCATGTCGTAATGCCAACCTCTGACGGAGAGATCGGCATCTATGCTCATCATGCTCCGCTCATTACCAAGGTCAAGAAGGGGACCATCAGAATTCATCTCATGGACAGCCGCCTGATTAACCTCTCTTTCGATTATGGCCTGGCCAGAACCAGGGAGAATTCCCTCACCATATTGATTCATGGCAATGTAAAATTGACTGAACATAAGGATAATTAA
- the atpD gene encoding F0F1 ATP synthase subunit beta — MNIGKVVQVIGSTMDVEFPSGDLPEIYNALEIEVEIEGRKSSLTAEVQQHIGGAMVRAISLGSTDGVARGMNVVDTGNPIMMPVGESTLGRVFNLKGDFMDDGEKITIKERKPIHHEPPQFVDVEPKLEIFETGIKVVDLLEPYVKGGKTGLFGGAGVGKTVVIMELINNIARVHGGYSVFAGVGERTREGTDLWLEMKQAGVLGKTVLVYGQMNEPPGARLRVGLSAVTVAEYFRDHHHVDVLLFIDNIFRFSQAGSEVSALLSRMPSAAGYQPTLATEMGELQERITSTKFGSITSIQAVYVPADDITDPAPATTFSHLDATTVLSRKIAEKGIYPAVDPLESYSRVLAPDVVGQEHYETAREIQRILQRYKDLQDIIAILGMDELSEEDKVIVRRARKIEKFLSQPFFVAESFTGQPGRYVKLQDTIESFKELLSGRCDHIPDQAFYMVGDIEEAMQKAKTLQGEG; from the coding sequence ATGAACATTGGAAAAGTGGTTCAGGTTATTGGGTCAACCATGGATGTGGAATTCCCGTCAGGGGATCTGCCTGAGATTTACAATGCCCTGGAGATCGAAGTCGAGATCGAGGGCCGGAAATCTTCTTTGACCGCCGAGGTCCAGCAGCATATCGGGGGAGCAATGGTCCGGGCGATTTCTCTTGGGTCCACTGACGGAGTCGCCCGTGGTATGAATGTCGTGGATACCGGCAACCCGATCATGATGCCGGTAGGTGAGAGCACCCTTGGGCGGGTATTCAACCTGAAGGGAGACTTCATGGATGACGGGGAGAAGATCACCATCAAGGAGCGAAAGCCTATTCACCATGAACCCCCTCAGTTTGTGGATGTGGAACCGAAGCTGGAAATATTTGAAACCGGCATCAAGGTGGTAGATCTTCTGGAGCCCTACGTCAAGGGAGGAAAAACCGGACTGTTCGGCGGCGCGGGAGTGGGCAAGACCGTGGTTATCATGGAGCTGATCAATAATATTGCCAGGGTTCACGGCGGCTACTCGGTTTTTGCCGGGGTCGGTGAAAGAACCAGGGAAGGGACCGATCTGTGGCTGGAAATGAAGCAGGCCGGAGTTCTTGGCAAGACCGTTCTGGTCTATGGCCAGATGAACGAGCCGCCGGGAGCGAGACTTCGGGTCGGACTTTCTGCCGTAACCGTGGCCGAATATTTCCGGGATCACCACCATGTGGACGTTTTGCTTTTTATCGACAATATCTTCCGCTTCTCTCAGGCAGGATCTGAGGTGTCGGCCCTCCTGAGCCGCATGCCCTCGGCAGCAGGATACCAGCCTACTCTGGCTACGGAAATGGGTGAATTGCAAGAGCGCATTACTTCAACCAAATTCGGCTCGATCACCAGTATTCAGGCCGTTTACGTACCGGCTGACGATATTACTGACCCTGCTCCGGCTACAACCTTCTCACACCTTGATGCGACCACGGTCCTCTCCCGCAAAATCGCTGAGAAGGGCATTTATCCGGCTGTAGACCCTCTCGAATCCTACTCCCGCGTTCTGGCCCCTGATGTGGTAGGGCAGGAGCACTACGAGACCGCTCGTGAGATCCAGCGGATTCTCCAGCGGTATAAAGATCTCCAGGACATTATCGCCATTCTCGGCATGGATGAGCTGTCGGAAGAAGATAAAGTCATTGTCCGCCGGGCCCGTAAAATTGAAAAATTCCTTTCACAGCCCTTTTTCGTGGCTGAGTCCTTTACCGGCCAGCCGGGCAGGTATGTCAAGCTGCAGGATACCATCGAGAGCTTCAAGGAACTTTTGTCCGGCCGGTGTGACCATATCCCGGACCAGGCTTTTTATATGGTCGGCGACATTGAAGAAGCCATGCAAAAGGCCAAGACCCTGCAGGGGGAAGGATAG
- a CDS encoding FoF1 ATP synthase subunit gamma has product MPNLRDIRKRIEASISISKITMTMEKIATVRMTRMMYRMESAKAYNAMLLDMAEDFFLSALGEGISPELCTVSGRKTIQTAGVVFIASNQGLCAGFNVALSHELEKLEGRLREAKIKLRYYTAGKKAAQQVNRRNLPVEHSLANVSDRFTYAQIVDFGHRLMQDIHLGKIDDLYLVYTHYVASATYRVVAEHLSPWKGILKKIQGQKPLKVSPVMCHPSVPELMEAMLPEVIINRIYKALLESMVCEQIARRLAMKQATDAAQDKIEELRSMYHTLRQAKITKEVNEMMGTVLALQRD; this is encoded by the coding sequence ATGCCAAATTTACGGGATATCAGAAAGAGAATCGAGGCTTCCATCAGCATCAGCAAAATCACCATGACCATGGAGAAAATCGCCACGGTCCGCATGACCCGCATGATGTACCGGATGGAATCGGCCAAAGCGTATAATGCCATGCTGCTTGATATGGCTGAGGATTTTTTTCTTTCAGCCCTGGGAGAGGGCATCAGCCCTGAATTATGTACCGTAAGCGGACGGAAAACCATTCAAACCGCGGGAGTTGTCTTTATCGCTTCCAATCAGGGGCTGTGCGCCGGTTTTAATGTGGCTTTAAGCCATGAGCTGGAAAAGCTGGAGGGCAGGCTGCGGGAGGCGAAGATCAAGCTGCGCTACTATACCGCGGGCAAGAAAGCGGCCCAGCAGGTAAACCGCCGCAACCTTCCGGTCGAGCACTCCCTGGCCAATGTGAGCGACCGGTTTACATACGCGCAAATCGTGGACTTCGGCCACCGGCTGATGCAGGATATTCACCTTGGTAAAATTGACGACCTCTACCTGGTTTATACTCACTACGTGGCCAGCGCCACCTACCGGGTAGTGGCCGAGCACCTGTCGCCGTGGAAAGGAATATTAAAGAAGATCCAGGGACAGAAACCCCTGAAGGTCAGCCCCGTCATGTGTCATCCAAGCGTTCCGGAGCTTATGGAGGCCATGCTGCCGGAGGTGATTATCAATCGGATATACAAGGCATTGCTGGAGAGTATGGTCTGTGAACAGATTGCCCGCCGGCTGGCCATGAAACAGGCCACGGACGCAGCCCAGGACAAGATCGAAGAGCTGCGCAGCATGTACCATACGCTCCGTCAGGCCAAGATCACCAAGGAAGTCAATGAAATGATGGGCACGGTCTTAGCTCTTCAGCGGGATTAA
- the atpA gene encoding F0F1 ATP synthase subunit alpha, translating into MKVNMTELSTIIQKELESYETRLEVDEVGTVMELGDGIARISGLRDVMAGEMIEFENGIQGLAFNLEPETVGVVVLGDYLKIREGCLVKRLKRLLSVPVGEGLIGRVIDPLGEPLDGRGPIPFKHRRLVERPAPGITDRQPIRIPLQTGIKAIDSMVPIGRGQRELIIGDRKTGKTAIALDAILNQKDTGVICVYVAIGQKTSTIAAIVERLRKHDALDYTVVVSASASTFAPMQYIAPYVGCTIAEEFMYEQHKDTLVVYDDLSKQADAYRQLSLLLNRPPGREAYPGDVFYCHSRLLERAGKLSDKLGGGSLTALPIIETQEGEVSAYIPTNVISITDGQIYLLPNLFASGIRPAVDVGISVSRVGGNAQTKAMKKVAGSLRLEMAQYRELLTFAQLGTDLDKATQRQLQRGEKLVEVLKQVQYVPMPMEDQVLILFAASRGGLDRVPQKLIPAFEKEFLNYVHSIYSEIPALIKDTGNLGDEEKLKEIMEEFSVKFFRDHKLQTQEETGVEDEVV; encoded by the coding sequence ATGAAGGTCAACATGACCGAACTATCCACGATCATCCAGAAAGAGCTTGAAAGTTACGAAACCAGGCTCGAAGTGGATGAGGTCGGAACTGTCATGGAGCTGGGAGATGGAATTGCCCGGATCAGCGGTCTTCGTGATGTCATGGCCGGGGAGATGATCGAATTTGAAAACGGAATACAGGGCCTGGCCTTTAATCTGGAGCCGGAAACCGTCGGAGTGGTGGTTCTGGGTGATTACCTGAAGATTCGTGAAGGCTGCCTGGTCAAACGTCTCAAGAGGCTCTTGTCTGTTCCTGTTGGCGAAGGGCTGATCGGCCGGGTCATCGATCCTTTGGGGGAACCCCTGGATGGTCGCGGTCCCATTCCCTTCAAACACCGCCGACTGGTCGAGCGGCCCGCTCCCGGCATCACTGACCGCCAGCCCATCCGCATCCCGCTGCAGACCGGGATCAAGGCCATTGACAGTATGGTTCCCATCGGGCGGGGACAGCGGGAGCTGATTATCGGCGACCGGAAAACCGGAAAGACAGCCATTGCTCTGGACGCTATTCTCAACCAGAAGGATACCGGAGTTATCTGTGTGTACGTGGCCATCGGCCAGAAAACCTCGACCATTGCCGCCATCGTGGAACGGCTTCGCAAACATGATGCCCTGGATTATACGGTTGTGGTTTCAGCCAGTGCCAGTACCTTCGCTCCCATGCAGTACATAGCACCTTATGTCGGCTGCACCATTGCCGAAGAATTCATGTACGAACAGCACAAGGACACCCTGGTAGTTTACGATGACCTGTCAAAACAGGCCGATGCCTACCGGCAGCTTTCCCTGCTGCTGAACCGCCCGCCGGGCAGGGAAGCATATCCGGGGGACGTTTTTTACTGCCATTCCAGGCTGCTTGAGAGGGCTGGCAAACTATCAGACAAGCTCGGCGGAGGGTCTCTCACTGCCCTGCCCATTATCGAAACCCAGGAGGGAGAGGTTTCGGCCTATATCCCCACCAATGTTATTTCCATTACCGATGGCCAGATTTACCTCCTGCCCAACCTTTTTGCCTCCGGTATTCGACCTGCCGTCGATGTCGGTATCTCCGTGTCCCGCGTGGGAGGCAATGCCCAGACCAAGGCCATGAAAAAGGTTGCCGGCTCCCTGCGCCTTGAAATGGCCCAATACCGCGAGCTTCTCACCTTTGCCCAGCTTGGTACGGACCTTGACAAGGCCACGCAGAGGCAATTGCAGCGGGGGGAAAAGCTGGTGGAAGTGCTGAAACAGGTCCAGTATGTGCCCATGCCCATGGAGGACCAGGTTCTGATTCTCTTTGCCGCCTCCCGCGGCGGGCTGGACCGGGTTCCCCAAAAGCTGATTCCTGCCTTCGAGAAGGAATTTTTAAACTACGTTCACAGTATATACTCCGAAATCCCAGCCCTGATCAAGGATACCGGAAACCTGGGTGATGAGGAAAAGCTCAAAGAGATTATGGAAGAATTTTCAGTAAAATTTTTCAGGGACCATAAGCTTCAGACCCAGGAGGAAACAGGGGTAGAAGATGAAGTAGTCTGA
- the atpH gene encoding ATP synthase F1 subunit delta: MRKQKAAAAYARALFQFAKARGLVEEIGEQFGQLMEVWNEHTLLRNFFLSQAITREVKAAKIESIFDKYLHPAFRSFIRLMIRWNHTGVLPFVYRNFSQLQDEYLNNQRVRVISPFPLDDRYYERFHALLTRVFTQNIILTPVVDPQILGGFIINSDTFHIDCSIKHELEIMRKRFCLLSNRGVKN, translated from the coding sequence ATGAGAAAACAAAAAGCAGCCGCAGCTTATGCCAGGGCCCTTTTTCAGTTCGCCAAAGCCCGCGGATTGGTCGAGGAGATCGGAGAGCAGTTCGGGCAGCTCATGGAGGTGTGGAACGAACATACGCTGCTGCGGAATTTCTTCCTGTCTCAGGCCATAACCAGGGAGGTGAAGGCGGCCAAGATCGAGAGTATCTTTGACAAATACCTGCATCCGGCCTTTCGGTCCTTTATCCGGTTGATGATCCGCTGGAACCATACCGGGGTCCTTCCATTCGTTTACCGGAACTTTAGCCAACTGCAGGATGAATATCTGAATAACCAGCGGGTAAGGGTTATTTCCCCCTTCCCTCTGGATGATCGGTACTATGAGCGGTTTCATGCCCTGCTGACCAGGGTTTTTACCCAGAACATTATCCTGACGCCGGTAGTCGATCCGCAAATCCTGGGTGGCTTTATCATCAATAGTGATACTTTCCATATTGACTGTTCAATCAAACATGAACTGGAAATCATGCGAAAACGCTTTTGTCTTCTTTCGAACAGGGGGGTGAAAAACTAA
- the atpF gene encoding F0F1 ATP synthase subunit B, with the protein MLSILQDGLLKVEPGLFIWTLLTFGLLVTVLWKMVWGRVLDGLDGRADKINDDIQYAKKEREKVDVLLANRKETLLKAKEEALDIINKSKASAIEIKNKILTEAKLQAEALLKKAEMDIEQTRAKALDEFKKDIIDISFQLTYRYLQRDLDGPKGYELLERYLTEYQQNCTQFKPH; encoded by the coding sequence ATGTTATCGATTCTGCAAGACGGGCTGTTGAAGGTAGAGCCTGGCCTGTTTATCTGGACGTTGTTGACCTTTGGCCTTCTCGTGACGGTCCTCTGGAAAATGGTGTGGGGTAGGGTGCTCGACGGCCTGGACGGCCGGGCTGACAAAATCAACGATGATATTCAATATGCCAAAAAGGAACGGGAGAAGGTGGATGTCCTTTTGGCTAACCGGAAAGAAACGCTGCTCAAGGCAAAAGAAGAGGCCCTGGATATCATCAATAAAAGCAAGGCCTCGGCTATTGAGATCAAAAACAAGATCCTGACCGAAGCCAAACTTCAGGCAGAGGCGCTCCTGAAAAAGGCGGAGATGGATATCGAGCAGACGCGGGCCAAAGCCCTGGATGAGTTTAAAAAGGATATTATTGATATCTCTTTCCAGTTGACCTATCGCTATTTGCAAAGAGATCTGGATGGCCCCAAAGGCTACGAACTTCTGGAGCGATACCTGACCGAGTACCAGCAAAATTGTACCCAGTTTAAACCGCATTGA
- the atpE gene encoding ATP synthase F0 subunit C has protein sequence MTPSVASLGAAIGAGLAAVGAGIGIGLIGGNAVEGIARQPETLNPIRATMLIAAALVEGIALFALVICIIVATK, from the coding sequence ATGACACCGAGCGTAGCATCTCTTGGGGCTGCCATTGGAGCAGGACTGGCTGCGGTAGGCGCTGGAATAGGGATTGGTCTGATTGGCGGAAACGCGGTAGAGGGGATTGCCAGGCAGCCGGAGACCTTAAACCCGATCCGGGCAACGATGCTGATTGCCGCAGCCCTGGTGGAAGGGATCGCCCTCTTTGCTCTGGTTATTTGCATCATTGTTGCTACCAAGTAA
- the atpB gene encoding F0F1 ATP synthase subunit A has translation MNAHEEGILNILLHHIGDAPLVHLSLWGIDLTITRHLVAMWVVCVLLIVILSIAARQFSTRNLDRPTRLMMLVEFFVNFIRDDIVKPFVGNNYRPFLPFFCTQFLFILFCNLLGLFPFGKTATANLAVTMALAVVTFIFTQIYGMARQGVIRYWKHLLPEGVPMILSPIIVLNEFVGLFSKPFALMIRLFANMLGGHIILIVLLYLIIMFQQAAIGLGSVPMAVAVGLLEVLECLLQAYIFTFLSAIYIGMAGNEGH, from the coding sequence ATGAATGCACATGAAGAAGGGATCTTGAATATTCTGCTTCATCACATTGGAGATGCACCACTGGTTCATCTCTCGCTCTGGGGCATTGACCTGACGATCACCAGGCATCTTGTGGCCATGTGGGTAGTGTGCGTTTTGCTGATTGTCATCCTGTCCATTGCCGCCCGGCAATTTTCGACCCGTAATCTGGACCGTCCCACCAGGCTCATGATGCTGGTGGAATTTTTCGTCAACTTTATCCGGGATGATATTGTCAAGCCGTTTGTAGGCAATAACTATCGGCCTTTTTTACCCTTCTTCTGCACCCAGTTCCTGTTTATTCTTTTTTGCAACCTGTTGGGCCTTTTCCCTTTTGGCAAAACAGCAACCGCCAATCTGGCTGTCACCATGGCCCTGGCAGTGGTGACCTTCATTTTTACCCAGATTTACGGCATGGCCCGGCAGGGAGTTATCCGCTACTGGAAACACCTTCTGCCGGAGGGTGTGCCGATGATTCTCTCACCCATAATCGTGCTGAATGAATTCGTCGGCCTGTTCAGCAAACCCTTTGCCCTGATGATTCGACTGTTTGCCAACATGCTGGGTGGCCATATCATTCTGATCGTTCTTCTCTACCTGATTATCATGTTTCAACAGGCCGCCATCGGGCTGGGCTCGGTGCCTATGGCCGTGGCTGTAGGCTTGCTGGAAGTCCTCGAATGCCTGCTTCAGGCATATATCTTTACGTTCCTGTCCGCCATCTACATAGGCATGGCAGGAAACGAAGGGCATTAA
- a CDS encoding FAD-dependent oxidoreductase has protein sequence MYETIIIGAGIAGVTAGIYAARKKMDFLCLARQFGGQILESGEILNYPGIVATNGFEFMETLRKQAEFNKIPIREGEEVRRIEKLRGGFLVVSDQGEYHAKSVILATGARAKKLNVPGENRLANRGVSYCAICDGPLFAGREVAVIGGGSSALEAADYLMHIARKIYLINIGRYFTAHEYLIDVITSQEKVRVIPDANTTAILGEQGVEAIEYEQYGEKKRLPVQGVFVEIGRSPNTEFLEGFVELDGHNHILIDCNTHTSVKGVYAAGDCSSIHEYQYTIAAGQGCTALLKVAKYLQEI, from the coding sequence ATGTACGAGACGATTATCATTGGGGCTGGCATTGCCGGCGTAACCGCCGGGATCTATGCTGCCAGAAAAAAGATGGATTTTCTCTGTCTTGCCAGGCAGTTCGGGGGGCAAATTCTGGAAAGTGGAGAAATCCTGAATTATCCGGGAATTGTTGCAACCAATGGTTTTGAGTTCATGGAGACTTTGCGAAAGCAGGCTGAATTCAATAAAATTCCTATCCGGGAAGGGGAAGAAGTCAGGCGGATCGAAAAGCTCAGAGGCGGATTTCTGGTGGTCTCGGATCAGGGGGAATATCATGCCAAATCGGTAATTCTGGCCACAGGAGCCCGCGCTAAAAAGTTGAATGTTCCCGGAGAGAACCGCCTGGCCAACCGGGGAGTAAGCTATTGCGCCATCTGCGACGGCCCGCTTTTTGCGGGCAGGGAGGTGGCAGTCATTGGTGGTGGAAGCTCGGCCCTGGAAGCAGCGGATTACCTGATGCATATTGCCAGAAAGATCTATCTGATCAATATTGGCAGGTACTTTACAGCCCATGAGTATCTCATTGACGTGATCACCAGCCAGGAAAAGGTGAGGGTCATTCCCGATGCCAATACCACGGCTATTCTGGGCGAGCAGGGTGTTGAGGCCATCGAATACGAGCAGTATGGGGAGAAAAAGAGACTTCCCGTTCAGGGCGTGTTCGTGGAAATCGGGCGCAGCCCCAATACCGAATTCCTTGAAGGGTTTGTCGAACTGGATGGTCATAACCATATCCTCATCGACTGCAATACCCACACTTCAGTCAAGGGAGTCTACGCAGCCGGGGACTGTTCTTCCATCCACGAGTATCAATACACCATTGCCGCAGGCCAGGGGTGCACCGCCCTACTGAAGGTGGCCAAATATCTGCAGGAAATATAA
- a CDS encoding HAD-IA family hydrolase: MTNQKPIQALIYDLDGTLVDSRRDLYAAAHAMLTHFGLAPKTEEEVQGYIGLGVRHLVNRTLDGHEELLEEGFRVFCDYYHRHLTDFTTLYQGVTEVLEHFRHKKQFVLTNKLDTEARMIVQQLGIARYFTEVIGDAGGMPLKPDPSRLLAILDTYGLGRQEAVMVGDSCIDVETGQKAGVTTVFLSSGFGRKGTIRPDITADRFTDLMDYFI, translated from the coding sequence ATGACAAACCAAAAACCGATCCAGGCCCTTATCTACGATCTTGACGGAACATTAGTCGATTCCCGGCGTGATCTGTACGCAGCCGCTCATGCCATGCTCACCCACTTTGGCCTTGCACCCAAAACCGAGGAGGAAGTGCAGGGCTACATCGGCCTTGGAGTAAGGCATCTGGTCAACCGGACGCTCGACGGCCATGAAGAGCTTCTTGAAGAAGGATTCAGGGTCTTCTGTGACTATTACCACCGGCACCTGACAGACTTCACCACCCTGTATCAGGGCGTGACCGAAGTGCTTGAGCATTTCCGGCACAAAAAGCAATTTGTGCTGACCAATAAGCTTGATACGGAAGCCAGGATGATTGTTCAGCAACTGGGCATAGCCCGCTATTTTACCGAAGTAATCGGTGATGCCGGAGGAATGCCGCTGAAGCCAGACCCTTCCAGGCTGCTGGCCATCCTGGATACATACGGCCTCGGGCGGCAGGAGGCGGTAATGGTCGGAGACAGTTGCATTGACGTTGAAACCGGCCAGAAGGCGGGTGTGACCACCGTTTTCCTGAGCAGCGGATTCGGGCGGAAAGGGACCATCAGGCCCGATATCACCGCTGACCGTTTCACCGACCTCATGGATTACTTTATCTGA
- a CDS encoding geranylgeranyl reductase family protein, with product MNSKQDIDVVVIGGGPAGAIAGRYAALGGARTLLLEQKKTIGIPIRCGEFFPVAEELEKIFVRSQLLPELYDIRENLIAQRIDIVRVYSPKGRSFDVPLKGHSVYREKFEQHLLDEAARAGVTVHMNTRVEKVEKGAVYARGTIYRPRVIILACGPNRNLLNPLLGISIQKDLAVCVQYVMEGLRIEPGVVEMYYGNVSPGGYAWVIPKGKDRANVGLGIRKSFYDRNILKLLDEFIQSPYMVKKAAGGRKISTIAGLVPVNGPLAQTVIGNTILVGDAGGHVMATNGGGIPTAMICGRIAGEVSADHVQQGRPLEDYEKQWKIECGREFANALNTRKRADFVVYRFGWAAEILMRLMGTRVISRALKCAFVGP from the coding sequence ATGAATTCAAAACAAGACATTGACGTTGTGGTAATCGGAGGAGGGCCTGCCGGGGCTATAGCTGGCAGGTATGCAGCACTGGGGGGGGCCAGGACTCTTTTGCTGGAGCAGAAAAAGACGATCGGCATTCCTATCCGGTGCGGCGAGTTTTTCCCTGTAGCCGAAGAGTTGGAAAAGATTTTTGTGCGCAGTCAACTGCTTCCGGAATTATACGATATTCGCGAGAATCTGATTGCCCAGCGGATTGATATTGTGAGGGTATACTCTCCAAAGGGCAGGAGTTTTGATGTTCCGCTCAAGGGGCACAGCGTGTACCGGGAGAAGTTCGAGCAGCATCTGCTCGATGAGGCGGCCAGGGCCGGGGTCACGGTTCACATGAACACCAGGGTTGAGAAAGTGGAGAAGGGCGCGGTTTACGCTCGCGGCACAATCTATCGTCCCCGTGTGATTATCCTTGCCTGCGGCCCGAACCGGAACCTGCTCAATCCCCTTCTCGGTATCTCCATTCAGAAAGACCTGGCCGTCTGTGTTCAGTATGTTATGGAGGGACTCAGGATCGAGCCCGGAGTGGTCGAGATGTATTACGGGAATGTCTCTCCGGGCGGATATGCCTGGGTGATCCCCAAGGGGAAAGACCGGGCGAATGTCGGCCTGGGGATTCGAAAGAGCTTCTATGACCGGAATATTCTGAAGCTCCTGGACGAATTTATTCAGAGTCCCTACATGGTAAAGAAGGCAGCCGGTGGCCGGAAAATCTCCACGATCGCCGGGCTGGTGCCGGTCAATGGCCCTCTTGCGCAGACAGTCATTGGCAACACCATCCTGGTCGGCGATGCCGGAGGGCATGTCATGGCCACCAACGGAGGGGGCATCCCTACGGCCATGATCTGCGGACGCATTGCCGGTGAGGTCAGCGCCGACCATGTGCAGCAGGGCAGGCCCCTTGAAGATTATGAAAAGCAATGGAAGATAGAGTGTGGACGGGAGTTTGCAAATGCCCTGAATACGCGAAAGAGGGCTGATTTTGTTGTTTACCGGTTCGGCTGGGCGGCGGAAATTCTGATGCGGCTTATGGGCACCAGGGTCATTTCACGGGCTCTGAAATGTGCCTTTGTCGGGCCCTGA